In Sphingomonas sp., a single window of DNA contains:
- the moaC gene encoding cyclic pyranopterin monophosphate synthase MoaC, which yields MSGLTHLDETGAAHMVDVGGKAVTAREAVARGRITMSGEAAAAIRDGSVKKGDVLATARIAGIMAAKKTSELIPLCHPLPLTRVAIDLDLDETGITATATAATEGKTGVEMEALTAVSVTLLTLYDMAKALDKGMVLGNIRLLTKTGGKSGDWRAEG from the coding sequence ATGAGCGGGCTTACCCATCTCGACGAAACCGGCGCGGCGCACATGGTCGATGTCGGCGGCAAGGCGGTCACCGCGCGCGAGGCGGTGGCGCGCGGCCGCATTACCATGTCGGGCGAGGCCGCCGCAGCGATCCGCGATGGCAGCGTCAAGAAGGGCGACGTGCTCGCCACCGCGCGCATCGCCGGGATCATGGCGGCAAAGAAGACCTCCGAGCTGATCCCGCTCTGCCACCCTTTGCCCCTCACCCGCGTCGCGATCGACCTCGACCTGGACGAAACCGGCATCACCGCCACCGCCACCGCGGCAACCGAGGGCAAGACGGGCGTGGAGATGGAAGCGCTCACCGCCGTGTCGGTGACGCTGCTCACGCTCTACGACATGGCCAAGGCACTCGATAAGGGCATGGTGCTCGGCAACATCCGCCTGCTGACCAAGACCGGCGGCAAGTCGGGCGACTGGCGTGCGGAAGGCTGA